The Drosophila yakuba strain Tai18E2 chromosome X, Prin_Dyak_Tai18E2_2.1, whole genome shotgun sequence DNA segment GACGGCGCGCACCGGCTCCCTGCCAAAGATGTGCTGGGCCAGGCACACGTAGCTCTCCTCAATGAATTCGTTGGGCTGCAGGAAGAGTTGGTATACattatcaatatatatatatgtatatcctagccataaaatgataattattatattttgaaacCCTTTTTGAAGCTTAAACTTGGACCCATCTAGTTACCACTCACCCCGTCCAGGAGCTGGAATCCCGCCTCGCGCAACACCGCCTTGAACTGCTGGCTGGCGATGATGTAGATGAGGCCCTGGAACTTGATGCTCTGCAGATAGCTGACGACGGACCTGGCCGGATGCCATATCTGCTCCGGCCGCACCTGCATACCGATCTTGGCGAACTTCTGGACGCACTGCTCCACCGTGCGCACACTGTTGTTGGTCAAGAAGGTCAGCTTCTTGCCGATCCGCTGGAGGGCAGCGTATCCATCGGCGGCACGCGGCACACTGTGCTCCAAGGTCCACAGGACGCCATCGATGTCGCTGAGCACCCGGTCGAAGGAGTCGACGAAGCTGCTCCGCTGCTCCTCACTCAGCTGCAAAATGTGCTGCGGTTTGGCCTAAGGCGATAAAaggaaatttattaaacattaaaaatagctgagtaataaaatattatgattcagttttaaaaaaatgctcttatttaaaaaatacattaaattcAAACTGACAAAAAATCTTGAATACAAAAAATCCATGACCTAGACCAACATTAGTTAGGCTTTAAGAACTAAGCCAATTTAAAATAGCTGGTacaaaaagtaataataataataatatatggATAGACTAGAGAGTTCAGGTGCGTAGATCGATGGAACACCTCGATAAGATTATTCCACGAAAGCACCAATCCCTGCTCACCATTGCAATCCGTTCTGGTGGGTGAAAGTGTTGCTATCGCGATCACGGTCGTCAGCCAACTGACTTTGCTGAATATTGCTCAAACTGaaatcgaaaccgaaaccaataacaaaaaaaaacaaaaaaaaaaaagcaaaaccgAGTCTACATCCGATGCTGAGAATTAGCACCTCAAAAGACACGACGCGTCGGTCGAAAATGCCGGTTAGAACGACGACGGCCACAGAAACACTGGCGAACTTATACGGAAGCAATGGGAGAGAAGGCTTTCCACTTATCGCCTCTGCTTATCTGAACCTCTATGACATCCCCCTATTTATACAGCCCAACTAGAGCTCGATCGCAAAACAGCGGTCAAAGATAATATAAGAGCTTGCATACAAAagttacatatttatattttacattatCAGCAGCTACCTGAAAAGTCTATTAAACCTTAAGAAATAAGAAGTTATAAAGTTTAACTACGGCTTCAAATTTAAACTTATGAAAGAACAGAGCGTATGTCTAGATTCTAAAACTATAAGCGCAGTATTTCTGTCAAATCTTTTATCTTCttataaaactatttaatatgaatattctttaaaatttcatcataaattatatagtttaacttttatttcaatGATATTTTTGGGAAAAGAAAAGTTCACATAAAAATGGAAACCCCCGTTTTTGAAAGCTGCAATCGTACGAGCGGTGGAAACAGCTcgttatttgtatttaaataccGCAAAACGCACTAGCGCATTCTAACTGGCAGCTGGGAAATTTTTAGGACTTAATTAGGACTTTGTTGGGATTCGTTCTAAGGAATTAACATCGATTTGTTTTTGGGAGTGAATCCCCAGGCATTGACCACTGGAAATGATGCAGCAGGTGGGCCCAGCACGGCATCAGTGACAGCGCCAGCTAACCACGAACTTCAGCCAAGGAGTACGCGGAACTTGGTGTCGGAATTGCCAGGAATCGGATCGATAAATGGGCGCCGAGCACTCGCAGCAGCGGGCTGAGGCCGATGGCCACGAGATCTTCGACGGACGCCAGCCGCCAGGAGCGGCCACTGGATCCCTCGGCGATGGGAGCTCCATGATGCtggcggcaacggcggcggCCAACAAGCGACGTGGTGTTGGTCATCGCCAGCCGACGactggaggagcaggtggcACATTGGTGGGACCAGGAGCTGGAGTGGGTCCAGCTAGCATTGTGATAGCTAGCAAGCAGATCATCGCCGAGGCCGCTTCGCCCGGCGGCTCCGAACTGAGCAGACCGCCTTCGCCGCCGCTGAGCGTCTGCTCCGACCTTCCATATGTGTCCTATACGGATCGGCCCATCGGCGATTCGCCCAAGATACGCAGCAAGCCGGCGCACATGCTCCAGCAGAGCAGCGCCAGTCGGGCGGCGGCCAGAAAGTCACATCCGAGTGGACTCACCAGCGCCGTGAAACCAAAGCGACCCCAGTCCACGGCATCCAGTCATAATATTGTGATTGTGCGTCCCGGTGCCAGCGATGCTGGCGAGGATGTGGACCTAGACCTGGCACGACTGCGCAATATACCGCAGTTTTTGCCCGTGCTCCGTGAGTCCATCACGTCGGCGACCAATACACGAGATGCGGAGATTCTGGAGCGACTGAATTCGCAGCATCTGGTCAATATATGTGCCCGCATGCAAACACATCTGAATCTGTGCGCCAGCTATGTGGCCAGCGAACAGAATCACCTCGTCGAACGCACCAAGGTGGTGAGCAACTCCATCACCACCCTCTTTGCCGGATTCGTGGACATGCAAAAGACGTACGCCTCGTACGCCGAGCAATTCGCCAAGATCCGGAGCATATCCCATCAGCTGAGCAGGTGCAATTCGCTGCTGCACGAGAACATTGCCAGCCTGGAGGCGATCAATAACTTCCTGGACGACGATGACCGACTGGAGCCCTTCGTCTGGCGCACCGATGACAACAAACTGCGCGGCGAGGCTGAGGGCGCCACCGGGGGCAACAGCAGTCGTCTGTGGCGGCTGTAGGATACCCACTGAATCCACACTCTTATTGGTCTCCAAAGATTTTCCTAGCTCATAATATTCGTGTATTTACTGTGTATATTACTCGTTAACGATGCCGCTTAATCGTGATTTTTAATTAGTAAATCAAacttaatattaaaacaaaatttgatattttatttcttgaaCCGCAGTTGGTTGCATGTTGttaatatttgtgtttttgaTATCGGGGAAGTAACAAAAGCTTCTTGGCGTAACAAAATTGTTTGTCATTATTTTGTAGTCAATAAGTTATTTTCTTTGGTGTACGAGCGAATGCGATAATTTTATTTCGGTCAGCTAACCACAAAAGATAACTCAGCTCAGTACTGATATTATTTGGAAACCATAGAAATAGTTACTAGTCCATTTAAAGGattggttatttatttaatacaatgTATTATCTTATGCAAATGCATATTACTACGTATGCTTGCAGCATATATACAAACAATAAAGTCTCCAACTACAATTAACAATTAGACAGCACAAAAGCACATTTATTACATCTTATACAATTTGTCTAGATTTAGGATAGATTCTAGCTACGAATAAATATCGCACATAGGgatatacaaatacaaacatacatatacgaCTATGGACAACAAATGTGAAACATTTGATTACTATTTTTGGTAACGCTACGCAAACAACATGTTGCATTCCATATACACACGATTACAATTCCATTCAAGCATTTGGATGGTACATTTACATTATATTTAAACCCTTTAGCCTACACCGTTTATTGTGAGTCGAGGCGAAGGATGAGTATGGGCATATAGTGCTCTGAAATGCAGTTCTCACAAAATGAGGTGGTATGGTACCGTAGTTGATTGTGTTATGTTGTCGCAAAATCACCAGCTGATCCCCTGCAGTGCTCGCAGTAGCTTCGTGAGGGTCCAGCAGCAGAGGAATAGGTTCGCCATCGAACAGAGCAGCACAAGACCGTGGGCGAAGCTGACGGCCAGCGAAAGAAACGAAGGTAGTGACAAGAACTGCTAGCGCTGCAGGTAGCTGCTCCAATAGACAAGCAGCATGAGCAGCACGTTGACGCAACTTATGTTCTAGAAGAGCTTCTGCATGTGAATGCGATCCTGGACGTTACGGGCCTGCTGCTGGTCCTCGATGGACTTAAGCTCTTTAGAAACAGTCGACTTCAGACTGGCGTCCAGGGCCAAAGCGTCGAGAAAGTCGCGACGTGCCTGAGCTGGATTCCAGGCACCCGCATGGGCCTTGGCCCGCCGAAAAAGTGCCTTCACATTGCGCGGATCCAGGGTGAGCACCTCGTTGCAGTGCTCAATCACAGCGTAGAAGTCACCGGCGATCAACCGGCATTGCGCGTAGTTTAACAATAGCGGTGTCTTGATGGCCGCCAGCTCCTGCCACTCCTCGTCGTGCGGCTTCTCCTTCAGCATCAGCTGCTCCACAATGCCGACGGCCTCGCGGTAGCAGGTCTCTGCCTCAGTGAACCGGCTGGCCTTGTAGAAGTTGTTTCCCCGTTCGCGTAGCGTACTGGTGGCCAGCATCTTCTCGTCGTCGGACATCTGCCAGCGCTCCTTTTCGTACTGCTCGGGCAGCTCAATGGAGATCAGTTCAATGATGAACTCTAGTTCGGCAGGATTTTGCAGCAGCTCGTCCAGGTCGGTGTACCCAATGCCCTCGTTCTGCAGCGTCATTCCGCAGCAGTGACGTCGCTCCTCTGGTTTCTTGCCAATGTCCCGCAGGGTCTTCGATATGAACGGATATTGGGAGCAGAGCTGAGTTTTGAGGAAAATTAAATCAGTGGATATTAGGTTGTCCAGGTTGTGTACATCACATTCCCTTACCGATTTATGCACCGTGAACTTGGCCACTTCGTTAAGAGACATCTGCTGCACAATCAGCTCCCAGACCTCCAGCTTAAACTTCTTTCCCAGGACCAGTTCCATGGGCTTCTCCATCTTGCGGCTGTCATCGATGATGCGACTGTCTCCGGCCCTTCGCGTTTGGAAGTGGAACTTCACCTGAAAAACGGCAATATCAAGATGGATGAGGCTGTGTTGGGTGCACCACCCACTAACTGTGGCCTTGGCCCAATTTCCCACTGTTTTGCTCCTGCTGCATCTGTCGCAGATGGAATTGAACAACCTGCTGAGCGGTTTTGGGTACTCACCCTGGTGCCCGGGGTTAGCTCGATGTAAGCGTTTCCCGGATTGAGAATCTCCTTTCGAATGGGCTTCATATCTGACTTGCTGCGCGACTGCATCTCCGCTGGAATCGGATTTATTTGGAATAAACACAACTTCCTTTCGATACCAGACGTAATCTGTCCGAGCTTATCGGAGTCTATCGGTTTCCGATATTTGTCCGCGGCTATCGGTGCAAgcttttggtattttttattacatattttcttCATAACTGTtgattttcataaatattttttgatttcattaaaCTGAGAAACTGATCAGAGATCAATTTACTGCAAAGAAATCTGTCATACCTTACAtggtatatttaaatattcatttcacCACATGTGAAAATACCGCCACACAAACCAATTCTACGGCGTTATCGATAAGGCGACACCCAAGCACCTGGTCCCATCACTGAGCCCACGTCTTTCGATTAATAGTTTTTATCgctaaaatattaattatttgcctTTGCGTCGGGAGTTTGGCAGCCTGTGACGTTGTTCCCCCAGGATTTCCCATCGATCCGATCCCAGTCGATCCGGATCGTCATCCGCTTTATTCCCATTCGAGAGTTGCATGCGCTGGCAGCGATACAGCGCACATTTGTTCAGACAAATCGAGTTTCACGTCCGGACAAAACGCCGGAGCCCAATTACTCAATTAACCGGCGTACGGACTTTCACGCACGGCTCGTTGTGCAAAATGACAGACCAGGTCAAGTATCTGGACACGCCGGACAAGTCGGAGACGGACAAGAAGCTTTACAAGTGAGTAGCGGGCTATTTACCCAGTTGAACCGGATTCAATGGTTGCTTTTCCCTTAGGACGCTGCTCTTGGGCAATGGACTGCATGCGCTGATTGTCTCCGATCCCAGTCCCATGCCACACGATGGCTTCACCACATCCGAGTCGTCCTCGGATAAGTCGTGCGAGTGCGAGTCGACCAGCAGTTCCGTGACCTCAAGCAGCGATTCCAGCTCGTCTACCTCCTCCGATACTGGCAGCAGCGTGGAATCGGGCAGCGAGGAAGGCGACGAAAAACTGGCCGCCTGCGCCCTCTTGATTGATTACGGATCCTTTGCTGAGCCCACAAAATATCAGGGACTGGCACACTTTCTCGAGCACATGATCTTCATGGGCTCGGAAAAGTATCCAGAGGAGAACATTTTTGATGCGCACATTAAGAAATGCGGCGGCTTTAGCAATGCCAACACTGACTGCGAGGAGACACTTTTCTATTTCGAGGTAGCCGAGAAGCATCTGGACTCCAGTTTGGACTATTTTACGGCCCTGATGAAGGCGCCACTGATGAAGCAGGAGGCTATGCAACGCGAACGCAGCGCCGTCGACTCAGAGTTCCAGCAGATTCTTCAGGATGATGAGACCAGACGTGATCAGCTGCTGGCCAGTTTGGCCACCAAAGGTTTCCCCCATGGCACCTTTGCCTGGGGCAATATGAAGTCGCTGAAGGAAAACGTTGACGACGCTGAGCTGCACAAGATTCTACACGAAATCCGCAAGGAACACTATGGCGCCAATCGCATGTATGTTTGCCTGCAGGCTCGCTTGCCCATCGATGAGCTGGAATCACTGGTGGTGCGTCACTTTTCTGATGTTCCCCACAATGAGGTGAAGGCTCCCGACTTGAGCAGCTTCAACTACAGGGACGCCTTTAAGCCCGAGTTCCACGAGCAGGTGTTCTTTGTGAAGCCGGTGGAGAACGAGTGCAAACTGGAGCTGACCTGGGTGCTGCCCAATGTACGTCAGTATTACCGCAGCAAGCCCGACCAGTTTCTGTCGTATTTGCTGGGCTACGAAGGCCGTGGCAGCCTTTGTGCCTACTTGCGACGCCGCCTGTGGGCTCTCCATCTGATTGCGGGCATCGAGGAGAACGGCTTTGATTTGAACTCCATGTATGCTCTGTTCAACGTTTGCATTTACCTCACCGACGAGGGTTTTAAGAATCTGGACGAAGTCCTGGCAGCAACGTTTGCCTACGTCAAGCTCTTCTCCAACTGCGGTTCCATGAAGGAAGTTTACGAGGAGCAACAGCGCATCGAGGAAACAGGTTTCCGGTTCCAGGCTCAGCGTCCAGCCTTCGACAATGTACAGGAGCTGGTGTTGAACTCAAAGTACTTCCCACCGAAAGATATTCTCACCGGCAAGGAGCTCTATTATGAGTACAATGAGGAGCATCTCAAAGAACTGATTAGCCACCTGAATGAGATGAAGTTCAACCTGATGGTTACCTCACGCAACAAGTATGATGGCGTCTCCGCCTACGATCAGACAGAGGAGTGGTTCGGCACTGAGTACGCCACCATTCCGATGCCAGAGAAGTGGCGCAAGCTGTGGGAGGACTCAAAGCCTCTACCGGAATTGTTCTTGCCCGAGCCGAATAAGTTTGTCACGGAGGACTTTACACTGTTTTGGCACTCGATGGGAAAGCCGGAAGTGCCCGATGCACCGAAGAAGCTGCTCAAGACGGACACCTGCGAGCTCTGGTTCCGCCAGGATGATAAGTTCGATTTACCTGAAGCCCAcatggctttttattttatctcgCCGCTGCAGCGGCAAAGTGCCAAGAAGTAAGTACATACACGTAGTTTCCTAAGGTCCTCTTACACATATATTTACCCTTAATTTTCGTTCAGCGATGCCATGTGCACACTTTACGAGGAACTCGTTAAGTTCCATGTGTGCGAGGAACTTTATCCAGCCATTAGCGCTGGACTTTCTTACACCTTTAACGCCATCGAAAAGGGTTTGCTCCTCAAGGTGAGCGGCTACAATGAAAAACTGCATCTCATCGTGGAAGCCATTGCCGAAGGCATGCTCCATGTGGCTGAAACGCTCGACGAAAACATGCTTGCTGCCTTCCGCAAGAACCAGCGTAAAAACTTCTTCAACACTTTGATCAAGCCAAAGGCACTCAACAGGTAAGAAATACCTGAAGTCAAACAATGCTGATACTAAACTATGTGTATATCTTGCTCGCTCTTTTTCAGGGACGTTCGTCTTTGTGTGCTGGAGCAAATCCGCTGGCTGATGATCGATAAGTACAAGTGCCTCAACGATATTACTTTGGACGATCTGCGCGAGTTTGCCCGCCAGTTCCCAAAGGAACTATACATCCAGTCTCTCATCCAGGGCAACTACACGGAGGAGTCCGCTCACAATGTACTGAACTCGGTGCTGAGTCGCCTCGATTGCAAGGCGATCAAGGAGCGTCGCTACGTGGAGGATAGGACCATAATGCTGCCGCTGGGAACCAATATTATCCGATGCCATGCCCTCAACGAGCAGGATACGAACACGGTGATTACAAACTTCTATCAAATCGGACCCAATACAGTTCGTGTGGAGAGCATTCTCGATCTGATGATGATGTTCGTGGACGAACCATTGTTTGACCAATTGCGGACCAAAGAACAGCTAGGCTATCATGTGGGCGCCACTGTTAGAATTAACTACGGCATTGCTGGGTATTCCATTATGGTTAACTCACAGGAGACAAAGACAACGGCCAACTATGTGGAGACGCGCATTGAGGTGTTCCGCGCTAAAATGCTGCAAATTCTGCGCCACCTGCCTGAAGATGAATACGAACACACTCGCGACTCGCTGATCAAGCTGAAGCTCGTGGCGGACATGGCATTGAGCACGGAAATGGGTCGCAACTGGGATGAGATCATTAATGAAGACTACCTCTTCGATCGTCGACGACGCCAGATTGAAATATTGCGCACGCTGCAAAAAGATGAGATCATTGATTTTCTTCTGCGCATTGACGCCGATAACATGAGGAAGTTGTCCGTGCAGGTGATTGGCCATCGGCCACCAGGTATGCCGGAACCATTGTGTGGTACCAACATCGATCGCAACGATGAAGACATCAAGGACGCAAACAAATCGGATGATGAGAGTGGCTCTGATAAAGACGAtcaggaggatgaggaggaatCGTCGGAagaggaggacgacgaggatCTATTTGCTGCTCTAGAAAATAAGTTGAGTGTCGTCTTTCTGCCCGGTGCTCCCAATCAAAACACCATAATGGATATTAACGAGTTCAAGAAGGGCCTCGACGTTTATCCCAAGCAAAAGAGCCAGCAGGAcgaggagctgctgctcaCCGCTCGCATTGAGGATGCACTCGGCCAGGCGTGAGATTTGCGGCCAACACACCCAACACACCCACCCAACAAACCATCTCCgccatttcaatttgtttcaCTAGCCAAAGGTAGAAGATTAGTTACACAGAATGCaagctttttttttacgaTTACCTTCTGACCAAGTCAGGAATTTGCGCTTATGTTGTAATACGCTCATCCATTATAAATTAGTAACGCAGCACACACGCAGCTAAGGACAAATGCATTTTGGAGTATGGAAACACCGTTTATGTTCGATCGCACTGACTTTCGTACTGatttaatacaaatacacgaataaaaatcaaaatttaaagtAATCAAGTTGCGTTTTGTGTTTGGGCATCCTGTGAAGTGCCAAGTAATAAAACTTCCGATGCAATTTGCATCCTGGGCATCCTGTGAAGTGTCAAGTAATAAAACTTCCGATGCAATTTGCTGGTATGGGAATTCTCCTTGCCGTAACTCtcgttttatttatatgtttataaacATTAAATGTACATCAAAAGAATGTTCGTCTTATACTTGTGCCCAATTGTTTTACAAGTGTTCGTCGTCTTCGGATTGCTTAAATAAGGATTAAAGCCGAAATGGTCAAATGGTCTTAAAGTTGttcgattttcgattttcgtcttttgatttattttacctttgtatatgtgcatatatgaTAATGTGAATTAACAATGAGTAACAATAGTTCAATGATGATTGATGTCTGGGTCTCGTCTCCTGGTCTGTGACTCCTCTGCCTTTGTTCAGTTgaacttaataataatattttacttacgattataacaaaaaaaaaaaggtttgtatacaataataataatcataatcataatcataatcaagcgggaaagaaaagaaactgTCGTATCAAACAAGAAACTTATAACTGTTCAAGGTTTCTTaataaaaatgggaaaaataacaattgtATAGAAAATGGGGACGGTGTGGTTGTGGGTCTAAGAAATGGAAAACCGGCCACAAATTGATTTTACAACAAAAGAACTCTAGAATCAGTGGTAGCGAAATGTCGtctttgtttgtttcaatACTTAATATAAAGTTTGCATTTCTCAAAGTACAAAAAGATAAGAAGGCACCTCAGttgttcaaaaaaaaagtatacttaaaataaaagtgaacGACTTTGTGTTTGAGCTATATTTACATACAGGGAATACTTTTCCTAAAAAACAAACCTATATCTTTTCCTTATGTGAGGCACACAAACTCATATTAAGCTGCAAGTGGAACAAAGCTAGCTCTAGGATCCTACTGCTTATCCTTTGTCAAAACAATCTGCAAATATGTACATAGGTTTTATAATTCGCTCTCTTACTGGTTCAATTTAAAGTCCGCTAACAATTTCACTGAAAATTTGTCGTTTTGAGGTCTTCGGTTGGATTGTGGTTTGCTGGATAGTTGCCATCGTTAAGCTCACAGCTTCTGCAGTTCGGTGCTATCATTGGCATGAAAGCGACTCCTCACGATCTTGGTGCGGCCATCATACTGCTCCTCGGGATCCAGCAATCCCTCCTCGTGTTTGGCATTCGGCGACGTGATGCCGCCGTTTCCGTGCATGAAAATGCGTGAAATTAGCGATGTGCTGGACCGCTTAAATGCCATTCTGCCCTTTTCGGGCAGATCGTCAAGGCCACGATGGAGGGATAGCTTGTCCAGCTCGTATTCGGAGCCACCAGCTCGTTCCGCCGCCAATTGCGCCTCGTACTCTGCCGTGCGCAGCGTCTTTGCCGTTGGCTTGCGATACATCTTAAGCAGCAGCGAAGAGCAGACAACGCTCACCGAACTTGCGGCCATGGCCACGGACGCCATCCATGGCAGCAGAGTAAAGCCGTAGGGTGCGAACAGGCCACTGGCCAGCGGAATGCCAAGCAGATTGTACATGCTGGCAAAGAAGAAGTTGTAGCGAATGCGACGCACTGTGCAGCGGGACAAGTCCAGGCAGGCCACCACGTCCAGCAGATCGTTGCGCATCAGCACAATGTCCGATGCCTCGGCGGCCACATCGGTGCCCGCTGCAATCGTAATTCCCACATCCGCCTGCGCCAGCGCCGGACTGTCGTTGACACCATCGCCCACCATGGCCACGCGAATACCGTTGGCCTGTATACGCTGGATCTTGGCCACTTTGTGCGATGGCAGCACTTCCGCGTACACGGTTCGGATGCCAacctaataaaaaaaataagattATTAGCCTGGAAACAGTATTGCTAATCCTGGTGACTCACCTCTCGGGCTATGCTGGCAGCCGTGTTCTTGTTATCCCCAGTGAGCAGCACCACATCGATGCCCATTCGCTTCAGTGTATAGACGGCGAGATGGGCCTCCGGCTTGACCATATCGGACACCGCAAACATGCACACCAGCTGCCCGTTGAGGGCGCACAGCACCGCGGTGTGTCCCTTTCGTTCTTCATGCGTCATACAATCGCTTATCTCTAGCGGCACCTCGATGGCATTGCGTTCCATCCACTCTCGATTGCCGATCAGCACCAGAATCTCGGGGCCATCGATGATTTTCTGATCGGCGGGAAGCTGTTCCTCCTGATCCAAGACCAAGTCGGATAGCAACTGCTGATTGTTCAGTTCCATGGACTTGTGTACGCTGCACGGCGGCAGCAAGTGTTCGATACTGGCTCCATTGTCCACCGGCACCGAAACCTGTGGATGAGTGCGATGCAGGTTCTCGTAGTTAATGATGCGTTCGGCGTTGCACGCCTGTCGCAGGGTTTGCTCGTAATTGGAGACGGTGACGCGGATGCCACAGCCGGGCACGGCCTGGAAGTGACTGCTCTTGCCAAAGTTGCCGGCCTGAGGCGTCGCGCCCACGTTCAGCATATCCTTGGCGAAGTGCACAATGGCGGAGGCGATCGGATGCTCGCTGTTCTGCTCGGCGGCTCCCACGATCGTCAGAGCCCGAGCCAGGCTGCAGACCTGGGCCGTGACGAAGAGGGTTACCTTGCTGGTCATCGGTGTGCCATGGGTTATGGTGCCGGTCTTGTCAAAGACCACAGTCTTTACCTGGAATCGCGAAAGTTGTGTATAAGTAGGGTGCATGCTAACATGGCAAATCGATTGCTCACCTTGTGGGCATTCTCTAGGGCAGTGGCTCCTTTCACCAGCACGCCATTGATCGCACCCGTTCCAGTGGCCACCATAacggcggtgggcgtggccaagcCCAATGCACATGGACACGCAATGGCCAGCACGCTCAAGGCGCATTTAAATGCATAGCTAACAATGATGGTATTTTGGTCCATGTGCTCCTTATGCTCCATGGCCACGGGCACCAGGTTTGGATTGGAGAAGCCAATGATGATCCAAGCAATCAGCGTGATGCTCGAAACCACAACAACGAAGGGCACAAAGTAGCCAGCGATCCGATCGGCCAGCTGCTGGATGGGCGCCTTACTGGTCTGCGCCTCCTCCACTAATCGCACAATCTGCGCGAGCGTCGTATTCTCACCCGTGTGCGTGGCCTCCACCAGGAGCACTCCATTTTGATTAATGGAACCGCCGATCACCACGGATCCCTTTCGCTTGGCCACCGGCATGGACTCACCGGTGATCAGGGATTCATCGCAACTGGAGTGACCGTACAAGACTTTGCCGTCGACAGGAACTTTGGCGCCCGGTATCACCTTTAGGATGTCGCCACGCTGCACATAATCCACAGATATCACCTTCTCGCTAATGATATCGAAGTCCGGTGAGATCTCGACCAGCATGGCATCGGCCGCCTTGAGGGATAGCAGCTTGGACAGCGCCTCCGATGTCTTCCCCTTGGCTATGTGCTCCAGCCAGCGACCCAGCGATATGAAGATCAGCAGCATGGGCGGCGTATCGAAGAAGGTCAATGGCGAGCTATTCTGCTCCAGCAATACGGCTGCGATCACCACGGCAACGGAGTACACATACGAGATGGTCGTGACCATCGAGATCAGTACATCCATGTTCGTGGTGCCGTGTTTGATCGCACGATACGATTGCACATAGAAATGGAAGCCACCGAAGAACTGCACTGGCGTTGACAGCAGGAACATCACCAGGTTCTCCATCGACAATCCGGGCACGAGGCAGCACATGTTGGCGTGTCCCCTGTCGTTCATCTCCAGCATGAAATAGATCATGGCCACCATGCAGGGGCCGCCAAAGATTAGCGAGACCAGAAAGGCGTTGCGCCACTTCCGGATCTCCTCCTTGTGCTCCAGGTAATTGTGTGCCATCTTGTCCCGGCCGGTCATCAGCTTGGCCTCGAATCCCAGCCCCTCGATCGCATCGCAGATGCTCCGCGGACCCGTCTCCTCCGTGATGTACCGGAATTTCCCTGTGCAAATTAAGATGGACGCAATTAAGTGTTGTTATCTTGCGAATGCGTTAAGGAATTCATCTAAATTGAGTTAACCTATGTAATAAACTAACTAAGATTTAACTAAATATCATCTATCCTAATCAGTTGAATAAGTTAATTACAGCGATGTAGCTCTGTaagttttctttattattcCCCCCATTTCAGCctagtttatttaa contains these protein-coding regions:
- the LOC6525530 gene encoding nardilysin; translation: MRWQRYSAHLFRQIEFHVRTKRRSPITQLTGVRTFTHGSLCKMTDQVKYLDTPDKSETDKKLYKTLLLGNGLHALIVSDPSPMPHDGFTTSESSSDKSCECESTSSSVTSSSDSSSSTSSDTGSSVESGSEEGDEKLAACALLIDYGSFAEPTKYQGLAHFLEHMIFMGSEKYPEENIFDAHIKKCGGFSNANTDCEETLFYFEVAEKHLDSSLDYFTALMKAPLMKQEAMQRERSAVDSEFQQILQDDETRRDQLLASLATKGFPHGTFAWGNMKSLKENVDDAELHKILHEIRKEHYGANRMYVCLQARLPIDELESLVVRHFSDVPHNEVKAPDLSSFNYRDAFKPEFHEQVFFVKPVENECKLELTWVLPNVRQYYRSKPDQFLSYLLGYEGRGSLCAYLRRRLWALHLIAGIEENGFDLNSMYALFNVCIYLTDEGFKNLDEVLAATFAYVKLFSNCGSMKEVYEEQQRIEETGFRFQAQRPAFDNVQELVLNSKYFPPKDILTGKELYYEYNEEHLKELISHLNEMKFNLMVTSRNKYDGVSAYDQTEEWFGTEYATIPMPEKWRKLWEDSKPLPELFLPEPNKFVTEDFTLFWHSMGKPEVPDAPKKLLKTDTCELWFRQDDKFDLPEAHMAFYFISPLQRQSAKNDAMCTLYEELVKFHVCEELYPAISAGLSYTFNAIEKGLLLKVSGYNEKLHLIVEAIAEGMLHVAETLDENMLAAFRKNQRKNFFNTLIKPKALNRDVRLCVLEQIRWLMIDKYKCLNDITLDDLREFARQFPKELYIQSLIQGNYTEESAHNVLNSVLSRLDCKAIKERRYVEDRTIMLPLGTNIIRCHALNEQDTNTVITNFYQIGPNTVRVESILDLMMMFVDEPLFDQLRTKEQLGYHVGATVRINYGIAGYSIMVNSQETKTTANYVETRIEVFRAKMLQILRHLPEDEYEHTRDSLIKLKLVADMALSTEMGRNWDEIINEDYLFDRRRRQIEILRTLQKDEIIDFLLRIDADNMRKLSVQVIGHRPPGMPEPLCGTNIDRNDEDIKDANKSDDESGSDKDDQEDEEESSEEEDDEDLFAALENKLSVVFLPGAPNQNTIMDINEFKKGLDVYPKQKSQQDEELLLTARIEDALGQA